In Salmo salar chromosome ssa15, Ssal_v3.1, whole genome shotgun sequence, one genomic interval encodes:
- the dmrt3a gene encoding doublesex- and mab-3-related transcription factor 3a, translating to MNGYGSPYLYMGGPVTQARAPLQRTPKCARCRNHGVLSWLKGHKRYCRFKDCTCEKCILIIERQRVMAAQVALRRQQANESLESLIPESLRALPGITVPGPGEGNQGLPPRSGGMDLLWTSKQTANMQDLSEDTSGDHSGGENGGGSGSEKDQDPSSSPEGSKPSCFTPEPPDTPNQAEECRYSFPQPIPSLPLPLAFPKTCSTSPEPKADSPTKGYPGVGAGGLPGDHSLVIEGLSGSVSLPFNLRANRPPLEVLKKIFPSHKPPVLELILQGCGGDLVGAIEVLLSSQAQEARGVHPHPDTLVLPSNGHLLDHPLGSYHPLASAAKWSVGSAFRVPESLRFSSDSSSGPLALHPGSFPHPPRYPLMLRNSLTRGGQVGPFCNDVTLWNTMTLQQQYQLRSAQYVSPFSSTGVFQRSPLLSSSSSSSPLLSSSRPQEEHRHSQLEEGCHPAPIPSTPGAKQTLYTHEEEYEDRSDSSDSRILNSST from the exons ATGAATGGCTACGGATCGCCCTACCTGTACATGGGGGGCCCAGTGACCCAGGCCCGAGCGCCGCTCCAGAGGACCCCCAAGTGCGCTCGGTGCCGGAACCACGGCGTCCTGTCCTGGCTGAAGGGCCACAAGCGATACTGCCGCTTCAAGGACTGCACCTGTGAAAAATGCATCCTGATCATCGAGAGGCAGCGGGTCATGGCGGCGCAGGTGGCGCTTCGCAGACAGCAGGCCAACGAGAGTCTGGAGAGCCTCATCCCGGAGTCTCTGAGAGCTCTGCCCGGCATCACGGTGCCTGGACCCGGCGAGGGGAACCAGGGCCTGCCGCCCCGTTCTGGAGGAATGGACCTCCTATGGACCTCGAAACAGACTGCCAACATGCAGG ACCTGAGTGAGGATACGTCGGGGGACCACTCCGGCGGGGAGAACGGTGGTGGTAGCGGCAGTGAGAAGGACCAGGACCCTAGCAGCTCCCCCGAGGGCTCCAAGCCTTCTTGCTTCACCCCTGAGCCCCCGGACACCCCAAACCAGGCTGAGGAGTGCCGCTACAGCTTCCCCCAGCCCATTCCcagcctccctctccctctagccTTTCCCAAGACCTGCAGCACCTCTCCAGAGCCCAAGGCAGACAGCCCCACTAAGGGCTACCCCGGGGTTGGGGCAGGGGGGCTGCCAGGGGACCACAGCCTAGTGATTGAGGGCCTGTCTGGGTCTGTCTCCCTTCCCTTCAACCTGCGAGCCAACCGGCCACCCCTGGAGGTGCTGAAGAAGATCTTCCCTTCCCACAAGCCCCCGGTGCTGGAATTGATCCTGCAGGGGTGTGGAGGGGACCTGGTGGGGGCCATCGAGGTGCTGCTGTCCAGCCAGGCCCAGGAGGCCAGGGGGGTTCACCCCCACCCCGACACCCTAGTCCTTCCCTCTAACGGCCACCTCCTCGATCACCCCCTGGGGTCCTACCACCCTCTGGCCTCCGCCGCTAAGTGGTCTGTGGGCTCTGCTTTCAGGGTGCCTGAGTCCCTGCGCTTCTCGTCTGACTCGTCGTCCGGCCCCCTGGCCCTACACCCCGGGTCTTTCCCCCATCCCCCCCGCTACCCCTTGATGCTGAGGAACTCTCTGACACGCGGTGGCCAGGTCGGACCCTTCTGCAACGACGTGACGCTGTGGAACACCATGACACTGCAGCAGCAGTACCAACTCAGGTCAGCTCAGTacgtctctcctttctcctccactGGTGTCTTCCAAcgctctccgctcctctcctcttcctcctcctcctctccgctcctctcctcctcccgccCCCAGGAAGAGCACCGTCACTcccagctggaggagggctgcCACCCTGCCCCCATCCCCTCCACCCCCGGGGCCAAACAGACCCTCTACACCCATGAGGAGGAGTACGAGGACCGCTCCGACTCCTCCGACTCACGAATTCTCAACTCTTCCACCTGA